In Candidatus Nezhaarchaeota archaeon, the sequence CAGAGTTCAGAGTGCATTGCATGCCTCGAAATCTCAATGTGGTAGGTTCTACAGTTTATTGGAACCTTTACTCTCTCGCCAGCTACGAAGTCTAGGACCTCAACCTCCTTCGCTCCTGCAACTATATCACTCGCTGGTGTTTGTGGATCGGTGTATCCACATACTATGACAGCATTTCGAGGATCCGGTGCAAGCTTTGCTAGATACCATTGGCTCCACCCACCTTTAAGCATGCCAGATGGCGCTATGAATATGCATGGATCTCCACCCTCAACGAGCTTGCGCCTCTTACCTAGAGAAGTTGGTTGAACAAGCCTATCCCATGCTAATGGATCCTCACCGTTTACTATGAATGCTCTTTTCACTCTATCACTCATGTACATTATGAATTGGGAGTACACTTTCGTGGCCCTATAAGCCATGCCATCTAATACCACCAGCGCATCAGGTAATTTAGCCTCATGCCTCTTAAGTGCTAACAGTATCTCTTGGGCCTTCCCGACAGACATTGCCGGTATAAGTACCTTGCCTCCTCCTTCAAGGGTCGATTTAACCGCATTAACGAGCTCTCTTTCAAGAGCTTCCCTGCCCTTTCTCTCAACACCACCATACGTCGACTCACAGATTAGAACGTCGACACCCCTTATACTTGAAGCATTCCAGTACTGTAAGTGGTTAGAGGATGTACCCAGATCGCCTGAATAGCCTATTCTTAAATTGTCAACTTCAAGCTCCACAATCGAAGAACCTAAAATGTGGCCCGCATCATGAAGAATTACCTTTATGTTATTGGGTAGCTGCACTATCTCCTCGTACGCTACGTAGTGGAGGTGTCTTGCAAGCATCCTATTCATATCATTAGTATCCCAAAGCCTAGACTCCTCAGTCCATTCCTTCATCATTATGCTTAGCTGGTCCCTCCACATCATACCAACGAGTGCAGCTGTCGGTAAGGTAGCTAGGACTTTACCTTTAAAGCCAAGCCTTAAAAGCCTAGGTATTGCACCACTATGATCGAGATGTGCGTGTGTTAAGACCAAGCTTGAAATAGACGAAGCATCAGTTAAATTAAGTTTTGGAATTGCTTCTAGACCTGATGCCGTTGGATGAATGCCGCAATCAAGCATCACTGTACCATTTTCTCCTCTGACAACTACGCACGCTCTTCCAACTTCTTTTCCAGAACCTAAGACTGAAATCTCTACAGTCATGCTGAAGTCTAGTACGATTACCTTAATCTAACTTAAAAAGCTGATCATGCTTGGGGTAGCTGTAGTTCATAGCACTACATATAAGCTCAAACCAGATATAGATCTATATATGGAATCATCGAGTACCTACATAAGTTATTTAAAAGAAGTTGAATTACGTCAAAAATTTGTCACCCATGAGGTAACTGAAATGCTTGAGATTGGAGAGGACCCACAAAAGGTGTTAGAGGAGCTTGTTAGAAAACTTAGTGTTGACATCAATAGATTTAGCTCCAGGGCTTTAGGATCCATGTGCCCCAAGCCCCCATTAATAGCGAAGATAGCCTACTTCATCGGCATGGATGCTAATGTAGGTGATAGAGGAGTATGGAGGACTGTAGCTGAGCTTGAGGAGGAGGTTATTAGGGGTTTGGGGGGCCTTCTTTCAAATCCCAATGCTTGTGGTGCAATAGTTTCATGTGGCAGTGAAGCTAACATAGTGGCTTTATGGGCTGCAAGAAATTTAAGTAAAAAGCGTGAGGTCATAGTGCCAGCTTCATGCCACGTATCATTTCATAAGGCTGCAGATCTATTAAAACTGAAGCTCATTAAGGCTCCTTTAAATAGTGACTACACAGTCGATGTTAACTACATTAAACATAAGGTAACCAGCAAGACAGCCGCGATAGTTGGCATAGCTGGGACAACAGCTCTAGGTGTAGTCGACCCAATAGAGGAATTAAGTGAAATAGCCTTAAAGAAGGGGGTTTACCTACACGTTGATGCAGCGTTTGGAGGTATGATACTCCCATTCTTAAAAGAGCTTGGCTACAAGGTTCCCGACTTCGACTTTAAGCTTGATGGTGTTTGCTCAATAACTGTTGATCCGCATAAGATGGGCTTAGCTCCAATACCCGCTGGAGGGATACTATTTAAAGATCAAGAGCTCGTTGAAGTGATAACTCATGAAACCCCTTACTTAGCTGGAGGAAACGTTAGGAGCTTCACAATAGCTGGCAGTAGACCGGGGGGCTCTGTGGCAGCTGTTTGGGCGCTAATGAAAATCTTGGGTAAAAGCGGCTATAGGGAGATCGTTAGAAGGTGTATGAAGTTAACGGAGAGGCTGGTTCTAGGCATTGAGCATGATGAAGCCTTAGAGCTTGTGACTAAACCGGTCATGAACATAGTTGGTGTTAGATCTAGGTTCATAAACTTAAAGGTCTTCTCGAAAGCGATGAGGCACCTTGGATGGCTTCTATCAGAGTTTCCAACACACTTGAGGATAGTCCTAATGCCTCATCATACCGACGAGCTTATCGATGAGCTTCTTCAAGACCTTAAAAGGGCAGCTACACGTAACCTCAAGAGCAACTTTAATAAATTAGACATTAGAGTTAAAGGTGATGGAGCGCTCTGAAGATCCCGCTCGAAAACTATTTCACCCATCAATAACTGATAGGGAGAGAGCTATATTTGAAGCTGGAATAGCACTTGGAGCACTATACCATCAATTCGTAGGCATTCCAATAGCAAGGAGGGAAGAGGTTCTCAAAGCAATTAAGGACGCCATTGAGAAGGTCATGGCTCTTCAACCATTTAGGGAGAAAGTCGAGGTTAACTTTAACTTGGATGCGATTAAGGGTCAGCTTCAAGGTCCCTACGACTACTCATTACTTAGAGGCGAAGCCATTGATGTGAAGGTGACGGTGAGGTACGGCTCTGCGAAGGTAAGGGCAAGGATGCGCTTTGTGGAGGAGCTCGGCTTTAACTTAATGTACATAGAGGATGTGGAGGGGTATGGTGCTAAGCAAGGTTAAAATAATTCCTTTTATTTTTTAAAGGTTCTGAGCAAATGATGCACGCTATATTCAGCAAGCTGTGCCCAAACTGCTCTGGAGATATAACTGATGATAGGCTCCTTAATGGTTTACCGTGCAAGGAGTGTCTTCCTGACACCTATGAGATTAATGATTTAATTAAGCTAGCTAGCACTTCATCACTAGATTTTAAGTTAAAGATTGGAGAAATTCTTAAAGCTCATGGTAGGCTCCTAGGGTATAAGGAGCATGTTGAGCTCGCTCATAAGCTTAAGGACTTTGAGGATTTCTTCACTGAAGTTACTGGTAAGAGAATGTGGAGCGCTCAGAGGGCATGGGCTAAGAGAGCACTTTCAGGGCTAAGCTTTGCGATTATAGCTCCCACAGGCGTAGGCAAAACATTGTTTGCAGTCACACTAACGCTATACTATGCTAAGCATGGTAAGAAGACCCTCTTCGTACTACCCACTGTAGTCTTAGCAAATCAAGTCTATGAATGGCTTAAAAAGTATTCAGAGAAGGCCTTCATCAACTTAAAGATAGCTCTGCTTTTCGGCGGCCACGTCAAGGACAAGGAGGAGGCATTCAAAGCAGTGAGGGACGGTCAGTTTGACGTTGTGGTCATGACGCCAATGTCCCTCGCGAAAAACTTTGAACATATGAAGGGCTTAAGATTTGACCTAATTGCTGTAGATGATGTTGATGCACTTTTGAGAAGATCCAAGAATATAGATCGAGTCCTCCAATTGATGGGGTTTCCAGCGGAGGTAATAGATTTAGCGTTAAGGGCATTGAAGGAGAGGGCCAAGATGGCTGGGCTACTAAGAACTGGACGTAATGAGAGGATTGAGGAGGTGAGAGCTAAAATTAACGAGATGGTGGAGCAACTAAATGCGCTGAAATTAAAGGAAGGCTTCGGTCAGCTCATCATTCTAAGTGCGACGGGTAGAGCTAGAGGTCTTAGAGTTAGGTTGTTCCGTGAGTTATTGGGGTTTGAAGCTGGTACAATAATGGAGTACATGAGGAATATTCAGGATTGCTACTGCATGGTTGATGGAAGGGGGCCTGAGGACTTAATGAAGGCCACTCTCGAACTAGTAAGGAAACTTGGTAGTGGGGGGCTGATATACGTATCATTCGATCTTGGATCTAAATACGCTAAAGCCCTAACAGATTACTTAATTTCGAACGGCATCAAGGCAGCTTTCGCTAAGTCAGGACTTAGAGGTGTAGGGAAGCTCATAGATAGTTTTGCTTCGGGTGAGCTTGATGTACTAGTTGGAGTAGCAAGCTACTACGGAGTCATAGTTAGAGGGCTCGATTTACCCGAGAGAGTTAGATACGCGATTTTCATCTCCGTGCCCAAGTTCAAGTTCACGTTAGAGGCTGAGGAGAACCAGCCTATAAGGCTCCTTCAAATAATGTCAGTTATTCAAACAATTGTTGAGGGTGAGGGGGTCTTCCAAATAGCAAAGATGATAGCTGAGATGAGGAGGCATGCTCTAAGGCTTGGATATGAAGAGGCGAGGCTAGTATCAAGAGCGTTACATGAAGGAGTAGAACTAGAAGGCTATCTTGAGGAGGTTAGGAAGCTTTTCGCAAAAGCGAAGCTTATGATAAATGAGCTGTTAAAGAGAGAGGAGATTAAGAGGAAGTTCTTATCAAGTCCACTTATAGACGCTAGAGAGATTGAAGGAACACTATTCATCTTTGTACCCGACGTCATGACGTACATACAAGCAAGTGGTAGAACGTCAAGGATGTACACTGGAGGCCTCACGAAGGGCCTCTCTATAGTGCTCTATCTACCCGATGACCAGAACTCCCTCAATAACCTAATAAAGCAGACCAAGATATACATCGATGACATCCAGTGGAGACCGCTCACAGAAGTCGATTTAGATAAGCTTCTTGAGGAAATAGACGAGGACAGGGTTAAAGCCAAGAAGGCCTCAGCGGGCGAAGTGGAGGAGGTTAAAGACCCGGTCAAGAGTGCGTTAATAGTAGTTGAAAGTCCTACAAAGGCTAAAACGATAGCTAACTTCTTTGGCAAGCCATCGAGAAGAATCATAGGCTCACTTAAAGTGCTTGAAACATTTACAGGCAACTTTTTGCTAAGCATAATCGCAACTAGGGGGCACATCTTCGACTTAATAACAGAGAACATGGGCAAGCATGGCATCCTTCAAATTGGTGACCTCCACATTCCAATTTATAACACAATAAAGAAGTGCAGGAAGTGTGGCTATCAGTTCACTACAGACTCGGGCTCATGCCCTAGATGCGGCTCGAGCTTAATCGTTAAGTCAGATGACGTAGTTAACTTGTTGAGAAGATTGGCAAGCGAGGTCGACTTAGCTCTGATAGCTACCGACCCTGATGTTGAGGGTGAGAAAATAGGCTGGGACGTGGCCTGCACCATAGCTCCATATGTGAGTGAGATAAAGAGGTGTGAATTTCACGAAGTCACTAGGAGAGCAATCTATGAGGCTATCAATAACCCTAGGGAGATAAGCATACCAATGGTCGAAGCTCAAATTGTTAGGAGGATAGAGGATAGATGGATAGGCTTTAGCTTAAGTGAGCAACTGTGGAAAGCTTTCGGGAAGAAGTGGCTTGCAGCAGGTAGAGTTCAGACACCAGTTCTTGGATGGATAATTGAAAGATGTAAAGAGTGGAAGCAAAACGTAACGAACTTCCTGATAGTTAGCGTTGAGGACGGTCTTAAGCTCTACTTCGACGTCCCCCTACCCTACAAGGAAATTAGGGACTCTCTGCTCAAGATTAAGGAGTCCTTCGTCGTAGTTGAGGGGGTTGATCTTAAAGAGGTTGAAATCAATCCTCCACCACCATTTACAACAGACGAGCTTCTCTACGTAGCATCGACGAAAGGCTTTAGCTCAGCAGATACCATGAGGATAGCACAGGAACTATTCGAGATGGGCTTCATAACGTATCATAGGACAGATAGCACTAGGGTCTCGGACGTGGGCAAGTCAATAGCTCGAGATTATCTCTATGAGAAGTATAAAGACGAGTATAGAAACTGGTTTGTACCAAGAGATTGGTTTAAGGAGGGCGCACATGAGTGCATAAGACCAACTAGATCCATTGATGCACTGACACTCAACCGTTTAGTAATGGATGGCTCTATAACCACAATAATCCCACTGACCATGAAGCACTATAGGCTCTACGACCTCATATTCCGTAGGTTTATAGCAAGCCAGATGCGAAGAGCTGTAGCAGTAAAAGTGAAATACAAATTTAAGCTTGAAATAAATGGTAAGTATTACACGACGGATCACGAGGGCATAATCGACATTAAGGATCCGGGATTCCTGGATGTACTTGGTTATAGAAAGCTGAAGAATTTTAAGATTGGTGACAAATTAAAGATTGAAGAGGTTGAGTTAAGAAGGACATCAAGAACATCATTCTTTAAGGAGGGAGACATCATAAAGTTAATGAAGGAGAGGGGCATAGGTAGACCATCAACCTACTCAAAGATAGTTGAGGGTCTAATACGGCATGGGTACGTTATAAAGAATAAGTGGGGCGGTCTCATAGCAACTGGTCTCGGTATTAACGTCTACGACTATCTAATTAGAAGGTTTAAAGAGCTCGTATCAGAAGCTACGACTAAAGAGCTAGAGGAGAAGATGGCTCTAGTGGAGGAGGGCCGCATAGAGTATCAAAGCGTCTTGAGATTAATAGCTAATCAACTTGATGAGCTGCTTAAAGGTGCTGAGAGTGTTGAGCTTACCACTAGATAAGTTAGCATGGTGCATAACTGGAGCGGGCCACTACATTCTCGAAAGCATAGAGGTCATGGAGACGCTCTTAGCCAGGGGCTTCAAGATAACAGTGTTCATATCTCAAGCGGGCCTTGAGGTCGTTAGGATTTATGGTTTAGAGAACAGGTTGAGAGCCATAGCTAATGGTAGCTATTATAGGGAGCTTGTGGGTCCAAGTGATGGAGCTAGCTGCGCTAAAGCTGGTAGGCTCCTAATGAAGATGTACCGAGCTTTGATAGTCTCGCCGGCTACAGCCAACACTGTAGCCAAGATAGTTAGAGGGATAGCTGACACACCACCGACAATAGCCGTAGCGCAGGCACTCAAGGGTGGCGTGAAGGTGGTGATTGTCCCTACAGATATCGAGTTAGAGTACGAGACTGAGACTCCACACATGGTTGATAGAGCAATTTGTGAGGAGTTTAAGTGTCAAACTTGTAGACCCATATTCTCGTGCCCAGTGAGAGCCTTTGACCTCGTTGACGGGCTAGGTCACATAGACCTCTCTAAGTGTATTGGTTGTTCTAGTTGCATCAAAGCCTGCCCATTCGGGGCAGTTAAGTTTAGGGTTAAGGTAAAAGCTAGAAGTAGTCCTATAGACTTAGAGAACGTCAAGAAACTCATGTCGATGAAGAACGTTGTGGTTCTCAAGAGACCGGCTGATATACTATGTGAGATATGACCTTTTCTATGATTCAAGGGCCACCATATCAATGTGCTCGTAAATTTAGGCTCAGGTTTTAGTAGAGCATTCATAGCTTCATGAGGATAATTTTACTCAACCTAGATTTCCCGCAAGCTTTAAAATGTCTCTAATAATTAATCTATGAGGCGTAATGACTTTGACAGCATTGGCAGAACGTCCAAGCCCAAGGAAACCAATAACAGCAGATCAACTTGATCTAAAGCTACCAGACGAGCTCATAGTAGCAGGCGTTGAGAGGATAAGAGAGTGTATCCAGTGTGGTACATGTACGGCATCATGTCCGTCAGGTAGAAGAACTGCTTACAGAACTAGACTCCTAATGAGAAAGACGCTCCTAGGATTAAAGGATGACCTACTTAAGAGCCTTGATCTATGGCTGTGCACAACATGCTATACCTGTTATGAGAGGTGTCCAAGAAAAATAAGTACAGTAGACACTATAATAACCCTAAGAAACATGGCCTCAGCCAAGGGCTTCATGATACCCAGACACAAGGAGATATCAAAGCAATTGATAGAGAAAGGGCACTTAGTGCCAATAAATGAAGCTAACATTAAGCGTAGAGCTGAGCTCGGGCTATCAGAGTTACCGCCTACAGTTCACTCTCACCCTGAAGCACTTAATGAAGTTAAGAAACTACTTCAATTAACTGGATTCACTAAACTGGTGGAGGGTTAACAGCATGTCCACATTAAGATATGCCTTCTTCTTAGGCTGCATCATGCCGAATAGGTATCCAGGCCTTGAATCCTCAATTAGGAGGGTCTTTAAAGAACTTGGGATAGAGCTCGTAGACATGAAGGGGGCCTCTTGCTGTCCAGCCCCCGGAGTGGCAAGGTCTTTTAGCTTTGATGCATGGCTTACACTTGCGGCTCGAAATTTATCAATAGCTGAAGAGATGGGTCTAGATGTTGTGACTGGTTGTAATGGTTGTTATGCCACGCTCAGAGAAGTAAGTCATGAATATCATGCTAAGGAGCGAATTAGGGAAAAAGTGAATAGCTACCTCTCTCAGATTGGGAGATCATTCAATGGCAAGATTCAGGCCAAGCACGTCCTTGAAGTGCTCTACTTTGATATTGGAGTTGAGAACCTCAAGAAATTTATAAAGAAACAATTAAACCTCCGAGCCGTAGTTCATTACGGTTGCCATCTAATAAAGCCTAGCAATAAGAGACCATGGATGGAAAGTGTTGAGAGGCCTAGATTCTTTGATGAGCTTGTGGAAGTAACAGGGGCTAAAAGTGTTGATGTGAAGGATAAATACATGTGTTGTGGTGCTGGTGGAGGTGTTAGGTCAGGGGTTATTGATGTCGCCCTCGACATAACGAGGGAGAAGATTGAGAATGCATATGCAAGTAAAGCTGATTGCATCGTGAACGCCTGTTCCTTCTGCCATCTACAGTTCGACTTAGGCCAAGTTGAAATAAATAAGGCTCGTAACACTTCATACAGTATGCCCATAATCTATTACACGCAACTATTGGGCCTGGCCATGGGCTTTAGCCCTAAGGAACTTGGCTTGCATCAGAACTTCATAAGCGTCGAACCCCTCCTAAAGAAGATAGGTACTGCATGATAGTAGCTAAGGAGGTTACTGAAGTGGTTGAGGTTGAGCCTAGAGAGAAACCGTTTATTGAGAGGTTTGTGTCTTATAGATCCTTAACTAGAAGAGTCTTCTACATTGATATTGAGAGGTGCATAGGTTGTAAATCGTGCGAAGCTGCTTGCGCTAGAGTCCATGGTGGATCACCAAGAATGTACATACAGACACTTTCAGAGTTTAATGTGCCGATGCACTGTCAACACTGCGAGGTTCCTGCGTGTGTTGAATCTTGCCCTGAAAAAGCCATAGACGTCACAAACGAGGGGTTCACCATAATAAATGAAGCTAAGTGTGTAGCGTGTAAGGCTTGTGTGGTAGCTTGTCCCTTCGGCATTCCAAGGCTCGAAGAAGAGAGGAAAGTAGTTGTTAAGTGTGATATGTGCATTGATAGGATAAGACAAGGGTTAGAGCCTGCCTGCGTGGCTACATGCACTTCAGAGGCCTTGAAGTTCATAAACTGCATAGGCTGTAACATATGCGTCATCTCATGTCCATTTGCTAAATGAGTAAGTACCGGAGGGTAGCAAACCACCATGAGCCCAGATTCCCAAGTAAAGCTAGAGGAGTTTAGGAAGCTATTACTCGAGTTTGCGAGAAAGAAGGGCATCATCCCAGCTGAAGTTGCAATCGAAGTTCCCGAACTAGTGAAGGGCTTTGGCAAACCGATATTTGACTCAGATAAGTGTTGGGGGTGCGCTGCCTGCTCTGTTCAGTGTCTAGGCAATGCATTAAGGCTTATCGAAACTCAGAATAGAAGAAGGATATATATGGACTATTGGAAGTGCGTAGCTTGCGAAGAATGCTCTATTAAGTGCCCCAAAGAAGCAGTTAAAGTTGAGAGGATTTTTGACCTCTCAAGCTTCTTAAGTGATGAGCCCGCTCTTGTGGTTGATGTCGAACTTCGTAGATGCACACTTTGTGGAAGCTCCATATCATCAGTTAAGCAAGTCGAGGAGGTGTGTGACTTAATAAAGGCGTTGCCCATATCTCAAATCCACCTTGACAGGATAAGATCCCTATGTGAGGAATGCAAGAAGATTGTTACGGCCAAGATCCTGCTCATGAGTAGAGGTGTAAGTATTGAAAAAGGTTAGGTCAATATGCCCTTTTTGTTGTCTTGGTTGTGGTCTAGAACTGCTGGTGGATGATGGGAGGATCGTAGGTGTAGAGTACCTCCCAGATCATCCAAATGAGGGCTCTTTATGCAGTCGAGGCAACACTAGCTACGAGATCATACAACACCCTGAAAGGCTTGCAACTCCACTAGTTAGAGAGGGCGATGAATTTAAGAGTACTAGCTGGGACTATGCTCTTAAGTTTCTGTCCAACAAGTTGATAGAGATAAGGTCTAAGCATGGTCCGCATTCGATAGGCGTCATAGCCTCAGCTAGAATGTCAAATGAAGATTGCTACGTAACTCAAAAATTTGCTAGAATAGTCTTAGGGACAGCAAACATAGATAGCCCGGCTAGATTAACTCATGCAGCTACTCTAAAGGTTCTGGTTGATAGTCTAGGATACCCGTGGGCTACATGCAGCTTGGACTTAATAGAGTCCTCCGACATAATATTCATGATCGGAGCAAACCCATTTGAAGTGAATCCAGTCTTGGCTAGAAGAATTTTAAGAGCTAGAGATAGAGGAGCAATAATAATTGTTGTAGATCCTAGACGCACAAAAACTAGTTGGAAGTCAGATCTACATCTCCAAGTTAAGCCTGGACGAGACTTAGAGCTTCTTCTATCAATACTAAACGTGATAGTGTCATCAAAGATGGTTAAGGAGGAAGCTTGGAGCGTTAAGGGCTTCGAGGAGATAGCTAAACTGTCTGAGAGCTACGCCCCCGAGGTCGTCGAGAGCGACGTTGGGGTGAGCTCTAAGATGATAAGGGAGGCTGCTCTCAGGCTAGCGCTTTCCAAGAAGCCCATAGTTATGTATTCTCACGGTATAACCCAACAGCTGAGAGCCTTGGACACTTTGAGAGCACTGATCGCCTTAAGCACGGCTATAGGGGTATTCTTCAGCGGGGGTCTCATTCCACTTACTGATCGAAGCAACATGCAGGGGGCAAGCGACGTAGGCTGCTTAGCTGAGTATGGCCCCGGCTATGAGCCAACATCTAGGGGGTTAACTATAGCCGAGATGGTTAAAGCTGCCGAGAGGGGTGATCTTAAGGCCCTCGTAGTAATAGGATTTGACTTAGCCTCATCATTACCAAGTTTTGAGTACGTTAGAAACGTTCTGAGGAACCTTGACCTCCTAGTAGTAATTGATATCTTTCCAAACGAGACAGCCAAGCTAGCTCACGTAATTTTGCCGGCATGCTCTTGGGCTGAGTATGATGGGACCTATACGAACATTGAGGGTAGGGTTCAGAGAGCATTTAAGGCTATAGAGCCGTTTAACGATGCTAGGCCGACGTGGCTCATTCTATCCGAGCTTGCCACGATCATGGGGTCCAAGGCCCTCCACTACATCTCCTGGGTTGATGTGTTCAAGGAAATGACTCTAGCTGTTAAGCAATATTCAGAACTTAGTATTGATGAGGTCTCTAGGGTTGGAGGTCAACTCGTAAAGAAGAACTTCAAAGCTGAGTTGAAGCTAGAACCACTCAAGCTGAAATTGGAGCCACCCAAGAGTCGCCCTGATAAATTCACGTTAATAGCTGGTAGAGCCACTCACCATCTCGACAACGGTGATTTAACTCGCAAACTTAGCTTCGCGATGAAGCAACTACCGGGACCCTACATAGAAGTCTCTCAGGAGGACGCCTCGAAGCTAGGCTTAAGTGAGGGGGATGAAGTTGAGGTTAGAGGAGCTAGGGAATCCCTGAAGGTCAAGGTAAAGCTAGCCCCTAAAGGGTTAAGCAGCACCCTGTTCATGCCCATACATTTCCACCCATGCAGTCCCGTTTCGCTCATGGACTTAGAAATTGACGAGGAGACTAAAGCCCCTCAGTTAAAGCATGTAAACGTTGAATTAGTAAAGTCGGGTTAATGGGAGGCTATGAGCTTGGCCAGAAACCCTAAGAATGGGAGGAGAATTGGAGTATTCATATGTCATTGCGGCAAGAATATAGCTGGAACGGTTGACGTAGAGGAGGTTAGAAAATATTGTGAGAAGATTCCAGACGTCATTGTAGCTAAAGATTACGTCTTCATGTGCTCTGAAGCTGGTCAAAACCTCATAAAGGACGCCATAAGGGAACATAAGCTTAATAGGATAGTTGTAGCGGCATGTTCCCCCAAACTTCATGAAGCAACCTTTAGGCGATGCCTGGAGGAGGTCGGCCTAAACAAGTTTTACCTTGAAATGGCAAATATAAGGGAGCAATGCTCATGGGTACATTTGAATGAGCCCAAGAAGGCGACCG encodes:
- the hdrC gene encoding CoB--CoM heterodisulfide reductase subunit C, whose translation is MTLTALAERPSPRKPITADQLDLKLPDELIVAGVERIRECIQCGTCTASCPSGRRTAYRTRLLMRKTLLGLKDDLLKSLDLWLCTTCYTCYERCPRKISTVDTIITLRNMASAKGFMIPRHKEISKQLIEKGHLVPINEANIKRRAELGLSELPPTVHSHPEALNEVKKLLQLTGFTKLVEG
- the mfnA gene encoding tyrosine decarboxylase MfnA; the protein is MLEIGEDPQKVLEELVRKLSVDINRFSSRALGSMCPKPPLIAKIAYFIGMDANVGDRGVWRTVAELEEEVIRGLGGLLSNPNACGAIVSCGSEANIVALWAARNLSKKREVIVPASCHVSFHKAADLLKLKLIKAPLNSDYTVDVNYIKHKVTSKTAAIVGIAGTTALGVVDPIEELSEIALKKGVYLHVDAAFGGMILPFLKELGYKVPDFDFKLDGVCSITVDPHKMGLAPIPAGGILFKDQELVEVITHETPYLAGGNVRSFTIAGSRPGGSVAAVWALMKILGKSGYREIVRRCMKLTERLVLGIEHDEALELVTKPVMNIVGVRSRFINLKVFSKAMRHLGWLLSEFPTHLRIVLMPHHTDELIDELLQDLKRAATRNLKSNFNKLDIRVKGDGAL
- a CDS encoding 4Fe-4S binding protein — protein: MLSLPLDKLAWCITGAGHYILESIEVMETLLARGFKITVFISQAGLEVVRIYGLENRLRAIANGSYYRELVGPSDGASCAKAGRLLMKMYRALIVSPATANTVAKIVRGIADTPPTIAVAQALKGGVKVVIVPTDIELEYETETPHMVDRAICEEFKCQTCRPIFSCPVRAFDLVDGLGHIDLSKCIGCSSCIKACPFGAVKFRVKVKARSSPIDLENVKKLMSMKNVVVLKRPADILCEI
- the hdrB gene encoding CoB--CoM heterodisulfide reductase subunit B, with protein sequence MSTLRYAFFLGCIMPNRYPGLESSIRRVFKELGIELVDMKGASCCPAPGVARSFSFDAWLTLAARNLSIAEEMGLDVVTGCNGCYATLREVSHEYHAKERIREKVNSYLSQIGRSFNGKIQAKHVLEVLYFDIGVENLKKFIKKQLNLRAVVHYGCHLIKPSNKRPWMESVERPRFFDELVEVTGAKSVDVKDKYMCCGAGGGVRSGVIDVALDITREKIENAYASKADCIVNACSFCHLQFDLGQVEINKARNTSYSMPIIYYTQLLGLAMGFSPKELGLHQNFISVEPLLKKIGTA
- a CDS encoding dihydroneopterin aldolase family protein; this translates as MERSEDPARKLFHPSITDRERAIFEAGIALGALYHQFVGIPIARREEVLKAIKDAIEKVMALQPFREKVEVNFNLDAIKGQLQGPYDYSLLRGEAIDVKVTVRYGSAKVRARMRFVEELGFNLMYIEDVEGYGAKQG
- the rgy gene encoding reverse gyrase — protein: MMHAIFSKLCPNCSGDITDDRLLNGLPCKECLPDTYEINDLIKLASTSSLDFKLKIGEILKAHGRLLGYKEHVELAHKLKDFEDFFTEVTGKRMWSAQRAWAKRALSGLSFAIIAPTGVGKTLFAVTLTLYYAKHGKKTLFVLPTVVLANQVYEWLKKYSEKAFINLKIALLFGGHVKDKEEAFKAVRDGQFDVVVMTPMSLAKNFEHMKGLRFDLIAVDDVDALLRRSKNIDRVLQLMGFPAEVIDLALRALKERAKMAGLLRTGRNERIEEVRAKINEMVEQLNALKLKEGFGQLIILSATGRARGLRVRLFRELLGFEAGTIMEYMRNIQDCYCMVDGRGPEDLMKATLELVRKLGSGGLIYVSFDLGSKYAKALTDYLISNGIKAAFAKSGLRGVGKLIDSFASGELDVLVGVASYYGVIVRGLDLPERVRYAIFISVPKFKFTLEAEENQPIRLLQIMSVIQTIVEGEGVFQIAKMIAEMRRHALRLGYEEARLVSRALHEGVELEGYLEEVRKLFAKAKLMINELLKREEIKRKFLSSPLIDAREIEGTLFIFVPDVMTYIQASGRTSRMYTGGLTKGLSIVLYLPDDQNSLNNLIKQTKIYIDDIQWRPLTEVDLDKLLEEIDEDRVKAKKASAGEVEEVKDPVKSALIVVESPTKAKTIANFFGKPSRRIIGSLKVLETFTGNFLLSIIATRGHIFDLITENMGKHGILQIGDLHIPIYNTIKKCRKCGYQFTTDSGSCPRCGSSLIVKSDDVVNLLRRLASEVDLALIATDPDVEGEKIGWDVACTIAPYVSEIKRCEFHEVTRRAIYEAINNPREISIPMVEAQIVRRIEDRWIGFSLSEQLWKAFGKKWLAAGRVQTPVLGWIIERCKEWKQNVTNFLIVSVEDGLKLYFDVPLPYKEIRDSLLKIKESFVVVEGVDLKEVEINPPPPFTTDELLYVASTKGFSSADTMRIAQELFEMGFITYHRTDSTRVSDVGKSIARDYLYEKYKDEYRNWFVPRDWFKEGAHECIRPTRSIDALTLNRLVMDGSITTIIPLTMKHYRLYDLIFRRFIASQMRRAVAVKVKYKFKLEINGKYYTTDHEGIIDIKDPGFLDVLGYRKLKNFKIGDKLKIEEVELRRTSRTSFFKEGDIIKLMKERGIGRPSTYSKIVEGLIRHGYVIKNKWGGLIATGLGINVYDYLIRRFKELVSEATTKELEEKMALVEEGRIEYQSVLRLIANQLDELLKGAESVELTTR
- a CDS encoding MBL fold metallo-hydrolase, which gives rise to MTVEISVLGSGKEVGRACVVVRGENGTVMLDCGIHPTASGLEAIPKLNLTDASSISSLVLTHAHLDHSGAIPRLLRLGFKGKVLATLPTAALVGMMWRDQLSIMMKEWTEESRLWDTNDMNRMLARHLHYVAYEEIVQLPNNIKVILHDAGHILGSSIVELEVDNLRIGYSGDLGTSSNHLQYWNASSIRGVDVLICESTYGGVERKGREALERELVNAVKSTLEGGGKVLIPAMSVGKAQEILLALKRHEAKLPDALVVLDGMAYRATKVYSQFIMYMSDRVKRAFIVNGEDPLAWDRLVQPTSLGKRRKLVEGGDPCIFIAPSGMLKGGWSQWYLAKLAPDPRNAVIVCGYTDPQTPASDIVAGAKEVEVLDFVAGERVKVPINCRTYHIEISRHAMHSELCRFIATVKPKVLILVHGEEQNIKKLIDSIGSYAERIETPMNGSVIRVRD